The Symphalangus syndactylus isolate Jambi chromosome 6, NHGRI_mSymSyn1-v2.1_pri, whole genome shotgun sequence genome contains the following window.
CTTCCCATGACAACCACTAACTAGTCTAACCCACATGCTGCTGTCCTAGTCTTAATGAACCAGTCCTTGCCCTGCTCCCACAAAATGTGTCCTGCTCTCTTTGGCTCCTTCATCCTGGCATCCATCTTTCACCTGGAGGGACACCCTCTCGGCTTCACCCCCCAGGGCACACTGCCTGTCTCCAAGCCACACCTTCTCCAGTGTGCATTTGCACTGTGACAATCAGGGTGTCCAGCACCCCTGCTCTCTCCCCTTGCCCTCAGGAGAAGCCCTACAGACCCCATCACCCTACCCCACACCATAACTGCCCTCACCCATTGCACTCAAAACTCCACGGGCTCTCCCCTCCCAGAGGGCTCAAGGCAGAGGAAAGCAAGGATATCGGAAGATCCTCTTCAACTGGTCATCGACATCATTGCCGGGAAAAAGAGGCCGCCCAGCATTGGCCAGCTCTGGGGGATAGACAGGGGGCTAAGATGTGACATGTGAGGGACCCCTCACTCTGAGGTACCCCCTGACCTTCCAGCCCCAGTCCCagggcctccctcccttcccccagaggggaccctccagaccctatttgtcAACCCAAATGGGAAAGAAGGTGCCTCTGCAGCACCCCAGCACATCACCTGCAAAGATGCAGCCGGCTGACCACATGTCGATGGAAGTGGAGTACAGCTTGGCCCCAAAGAGGACATCCGGTGGGCGGTACCACAGTGTGACCACCTGGAGGAGAGCCCGCCCCCGACAGGGACCTCCCACTTAGAGGACTCGGGAGGAGGTTTGaggaggaggctcagagaggagaggaaaataaTGTTTTGGGTCCTGGGGTTGGAGCTGAGGGACTCCCTCCCTCAATCCCATATCCCATCTCCTAGCTCACCTCAGCTGAGTAACAGCGGACGGGAATCCCAAAGGCTCGAGCCAGGCCGAAATCAGCCAATTTCAGCTCCCCATTCTGAAGGGAATGGGAAGGGGACATGGAGAAGGGCCTTTAAGCAGCCTTGGGACAGCACAGACTCCATCCTCCCAGTCCTCTTCCCTCCGTGCTCCCCGTgccctggccccagcctccccatccCCCAACTTCTTCCCAAGAAGTACCCTGTTTATTAGCAGGTTCTGGGGCTTCAGGTCCCTGTGTAGCACATTGCGGCTATGACAGAATCCCAGGCCTTTTAGTAGCTGGAAGAGGAATgactgggaggagggagggagaagggagtcAGATGCCCTGAACATGCAACTGTGCCCAGCAACGGGTCGgctcctctccaccccacccaCCTTTCAGCACCTGGTTCAGAGTGACACCATTCATTTGCCATCCAGGACCTGCCTTATACTGTGCTAGACATTAGAGGGACAAGAGTGAAGAAGCTGGCCCTGGTCCCCACCTTCCTGGACCATACAGCCTAATGGGCCTTGCCAGGTGGATCCTAGATCCGGCCTAGATCCCAGCCCATGCTGATCTTCCCTTCCTGGCCGCATCTGAGTATGCACGCCATGAACATCAACATAAATATCGTGCTGTAGTATCATTCAGGACTGGCTCCCTTGGAACCTGGACCAAGGCATTTGGTCTTAGGCCTAGaaaagcacctggcacacagtgaaGCATTCAGTaagtatgtgttgaatgaatgaatgtatctcCTTGAACCTCATTTTCTCATCTCTCCAGTGTAAATAATATCACTGACGTCAGAGTGACACTGTGCGGGTCAAAGATGACCACGTGAAAATGCTCGCTAAGACTGGAGGCCCCTGGAGGGCAGAAACAGGGTTTTCTCATTCTCTAACACCCCAGAGCGTCCCTGTTCAGGGCCCAAACTTAGAACCCAAGGGGTGCTTACACTGAATGCAGACTCCAACCCCAGCCTGAGGGGTCCCCCAACACCACTCTCCTCACCTTTACAATCTCAGGATCCAGGTCACCATTGCAACTGTCAAAATACTTCTTCAGGTCCTGAAAAGGGATATGAGTGGGGGAATGGGACAGAGTTTAAACTCAGTCTGGGCCCCTATACCTTCCCAAGGCTGCCGTCCCCCAAACCCTGCCTTTCACCTGGTCACAGAATTCAAAAACCAAAGTCAGCTTCTTGTCGCTGTGCAGGACGTCATGAAGCCTAGGGCAAAAAAAGGTCTCAGCCAGGCAGGTCCGCCTGACAGACGTCCAGTGTCAGCCCCCGCCTCCCCCAAGTGGCCACACCGGCAAGGAGCACCCGCCTCCCGCACACCTGACGATGTTCTTGTGCTTCAGTTCCTTGAGTAGGCAGATCTCCCGGAGGGCAGAACTCGGCACACCCTGCATATGTGAGGGGGCCGGGTGGGCAGCAGTCAGATCCCACCCAGCCCAGGCCCTCAAACCCCTCCCCAGGCCCTATCCCCGTCCTCAGTCCTACCTCATCATCGTCATCCAGCCTCACCCGTTTCAGAGCCACGATCTCATGAGTCTCCCGGTTTTTGGCCTTGAACACTGTTCCGTAGGTGCCTAGGGGAAGGAGGTCAGGGGTCAGGGTGAGGATGCGGCACTCTTCCCTAAGCCAGGAAATGCCTCCCGAGAAGTGAAGACAGCGTCTGAGTATGCAAGGGAAGGGATTCAGGGTGAAGGTAGGTGGGTGAGCTTTGTGAGTGAGGATGtggcaggtggggagggaggagaaggtgCCCGCGGAGGCTCCAGGGGCTCGGCAGGAGGGGCGAGTGCGGTTGCCAGGGAAAGGATGTCTAAAATGAAGGCGGTGCTCCGGAAGGGTCTGGAAATAGTGAGGAGGGGTCTGGGAGAGGACTAAGGGGCTGCAGAAATATTGAGGTTGGAGGTCTGCAGCAAGAACCGAAGCTGGGGGTCGGGGTGAGGTTGTCCAAGTGGTGCTGAGGCTGGGGTGAGAAATTCAGGAAGTATCGCGGTTGGGAGGTCGGGTCTACTGGGAACGCTAAGGTTGGAGTGAGAGCCTGCGGGAAATGCTAACACGGGGAAGACTGGTGTCTGCACGGAGTGCTGAGCTCGGGGGCCAGGGCTGCAGCCGCTGCTGAGGTCGGAGCCTGTAGGTATTGCTGACGGTAAGGGAGCCAGGGCTTCAAGGAATGCCGAAGGATCTGCAGAGGAGCTCTTGCAGGAACATCTCGAGATTCCATTACCTTCCCCAATCTTTTCCAGTTTCTCGTATTTCTGCATCGCGGCGGCCGCGGGGACCCCTGCGGGCCCTCGGTTTTAAGACTCTGGCCCCGGCGTTGCAGAGGAGGCGGCACCTGAGCCACCAGCCCCGCCCCGCCTGCCCGCGCAGGGCCTTCTGGGGCTTGTAGTCCTAAGACGACAAGGTCTCCCCGCAATGCCCGAGACCGAGGACAAGAAGACTACAACCCCCAGCCGTCTGCGCTCACGCTGTCTGCAGCACTCGACTCCGGGGCACCGGCTCTACCGCGGAGGCAAACCCTGGACTTCAAGTCCCAGGAAGCAACGCGTGTCCGTTTTCCGGGCGCCCCGCCGCGGCGCCGTGGTTCCCAGTGTGCCCCGCTGTTGTTATTCCTTTATGTGCTCCCAGCCCTCTTGAAAAGGGCCGCTCCGGGACTACGCGTTCCAGAATGCAGCGGGGATGGGGGCGGAGCGCTCTCGGTTAGGGGTTTGGGGTTTGGCGGCCTAGATCTCGAGCACTGGCGGCCCAGCTCTGACCTGGTTGGTGGCATTGTGTTCCCAACGGCCTCTTGACGACCTCAGCACGGGTTTCCACCTCTCCCCAAGCCACCTAGTGACCCCAGGATTGACTGGGAAATGCCTGTGAGCGATGATGACCTCACAGGGAACAGCTGACCGCAGGGCTGGGAGGAGAACAGCTGTGCCCCTTTGAGGCTGGATTTTAGTGGAGGGACACACGCCAAAGACCCCTCTCTCTGCTGGGCCCCGTTTGTTGTCTCGGAGCCCACCCGACTGCAGCCGCTGAACTCTGACATGCTGAGGAAAACTGGGTGGAGCCCTGGGGGTGCCCCCCAGACCCCAGTCTCCGGAACAGGGCCCACTGGAGTCAGCCAGGGTGTGGCCGGCAGGTTGGTTAACCCCCTCCACAGACAAGACCACAGACCGATGCTCAGCTTGCAGCAGCCTCTACCTCATCCCTTAAAGGAGTTGATTATAGATTCCCTTGCGCTGCCTCTCTAATTGTCTCATGATTGCATTCTTGAGGGCTATGGACCGAGGGAAAAGGATCCCAAACATCACTCCTCAGCACCGGAACCAGAGTTGCTGCTAAACACGTGTTAATTAACTCGTTTCTATCTGAATGCTTTTGCATACACAAGGGAAAAGAAGCAAAAAGTGTATTCCTTATCTGGAAGACTCTGTGATTTCGTTGGGCAAATAAGAACTCCACACAAAGGTCTTGAATGATAAGTGATGGCTCTGACTAGGGTTCGATTCAGTGTGGAGGTTCCATTCAAGAGGAAGGAGGCCACCACAGCGAATCTCTGTCCCTCTCGGGAAGTGGGGAGCCCCTAACAAGTTGCCCTCTCCCAGATCAGCTCAGGGTACCGGGCAGCCAGCCTCCAGCCACTGTCACCCTTCTCACCCGCTCGCCACCCGTCCCTCAGGGGCTTTCTTGAAGGCACGGGGGTTATTGAGGGGGGAGGCGCAAGAGAATCTCAACTCCGATACGTTTATGTTTCGACTTCCCCGAATTTCCTTGTGCCTGCGTTTTGCTGCCTGGGATCCCTGGCGTGAGAAGGGCTCCTTTCCACCCAGAGGTGCCGTAATGGAGCTAAGGGACGGCATCCTCCGGGCGCCCGAGCCCCAAGTGGGGAAGCTTGGGGCAGAGGGACGGCGGGGGCGGCCCCTGGTGCCGGGCTGTGCCTGGAAGCGCGCCCCCGCCCCGGGCCCACTCTCCCGCCTCCCCACCCGCGAAGGCGGGACCGCGCACGGTGCGCCGGGGGGCGCGCACGCAGGGGGCTGGCCTGCCCGCGGCGCGGGGGAAAGTTGAGTTGGGAGAAGTTGGGAACGGCGGGGGCGCGCCCCGGGGTGGGCACGGGGCAGTCGTCGGGAGCGCGCGAGTGCGCCGGAGGACGGGGAGAGACCCCGAGACCCCCGGGGCACGAAGTCCAGAGCGAGCGGGTAAGCGGAGAGGTGGTGGCGGGGGAGGGCCAGGGCCgcggagggaggaagggagggggaaggagaggggggAACTCGGGACTCGAGCGGGGAGGGAGTGGAAGTGGAGGAAAGGGCGGAGACTGGGGCGCGGGGAACCGCGGTCTTGGGGAGAAGGATGGGGAGGCGGATGGAGTGCTGGTCGGAAGCGGGCATTCCGGGGTCCCCTTCTCAGAGTTCCCTAAAGCCAGGGTGCCGCGCCCCCTGCCACCAGGAGGGGGTAGTCTCCCCGAGGCGCCGCCGGCCGTCCCACTCCCCGACTGGCTCCAGaccacccctcccctcccgcccccaccccccccgCCGGCATAGTCCTTCAGTCCCGTCCGGGGCGCCCAGACTGGGGGTTGCCCGGGGCTTCCATCCCCAATCTCCGGGTTGAGAGGCGAAGCCAGGAAAGGCGGGTGGCGGGCAAGGTCGGGACAAGGGGTCAGACAGAAGAGGGAGCAGCTGGGTGGGAATGGGAAAGACGAGCCCGGAGAGTTGGACTTGACTCCCGGGTCGGTTTGTCCAGGCGGGGAGTTCTGTGCTGGGTGTGAGAGGCGGCACTGCCTGAAATCCAGGGTCTACTTTATCCCCCTTCGTTTCCCCCTCCAGCCCCACATGGAAGAGCTTCGGAATTTACGAGTTCACTTGGGGGGGTGGTTAATGCCCAAGTGGGGGTCCGAGGTGCTAATCCCTTGGTCAAGGGGAGAGATGCTAATCCTCTGGGCGGGTCGGGGCTGGCCCCGGGAATGTGCCCCTACCCGGATTATCGGCACCGATGCTCTGGACAGAAGCTGCTTTGTGTTCTGGGACAGCGGGGGATGGGGTGCAGAGGAGTGTGGAGGAGAGCGTCGAGGGCACAGCCTGAGGTGGGAGTGGGCACCTGCAGGTGCTCTGGGCGGACTCTCCCCACACCCTTCCCAGACTGGGTGCACTCACGCTCACCCACACCACCCGCCCTGGCTGAAGGCCTGctgaaggggaggggaagagcgTGGTTAGCCAAGTTGGAGTGCTTGCCAAGAATGTGTTGCCAGGCTCCCCATCCTGGGTGACCCCCCAGACCTATATTGTTTGACCCCACACTGACTTGTCTTACTCCTAAGTCGGACACCCCCAGTCCCCAGCAACACACTGGGAGCATCGGTACCGTCACTTTTTGCCAGTCTTGGGTGCCCCCTGTGCTGACCCACTAGGAATAGGCCCCCTGTTTGCAGGGATTGGGCTCCCTCCTGCAGCTCCTTCTCTGCCCCCACCACACAGTGTCCTCCCCAGACTCCCTACAGTCACAGTCAGGAGGGTGGCAGCACTGCCACTCAGATTTTCCTGGCTCCAGGCTCTGGAGGGGCGGGATCCAGACTGCCCCTTCAGAGGCAGAATCTCAAGGTTGCGGTGCCCACCCCCTCCCAGCCTATCACATGCCCCTCCCCCATTATAAAGCTCTGCCCAGCCCATGCCCACCTTctgtgccttcctccctcccactgaGTGAGTGGAGTTGAGCTCCTGCCCTCCACCCAGCCAGCCTGCTTCCCTCCTGCCGGCCCCCACGGACCTGGGGGAGGGAAGCCTCCTGCCGGCCAGTACTGGGGAGGGGGCGCCCCCTCCCTGCGGGGGCATCTTGGGCTCTCTCCAGAGTTCTTCCACTCGTCTGCTTCCTGTCTCGGCAGCCCGGCCCCGGCTCCACGGGGTGTCTCACCCTCCCCACCACACCGTCTCTGGTCTCAGGCCCACCTCTGGTGGGTGCCCTGAGCCTGCGAGGCTCCGTTGTCTGCCTGGGCCTTCACTTCCCTCTTTCCCCAGCTCATTATCGCTCCCTCCCTCATCTCTGTTGCTTTCTCTCCGGGCCTGGGCCTTGACTCCTTTCTCCCTCATTTTTCTGCGGCCTCTcccaccttctctctcttcttccctctacTCAGCCTCTTGGCCCTTTTTGGCCCCACTTGCCTCAGTCCTCTCCTGTCTCcttgttcttctcttttcttcctacaAATAACTCTTCGCTGTGCTGTGGCCGCCGCTAAGGGCCACGCTGAGGCCCTTCATAGTCCAGGAGGATCCCCAGCGGCGCAGCCTGCGCGTGGTGGCTCCTGTCCTCCCAGGGCTCTCCATGGTGATCGGGCCTCTCCCCCATGCAGGTTATGCCTCCGCCTCGTTGCCCTGAAAGCCGCAGCGACAGCGAAAAGGGCTAAGATTCGGCCATGAGCAGCGCCCCCCGGCGCCCCGCCAAGGGCGCAGATTCTTTCCACACGGTGAGTGTGGCCCCCAGGTCGCCAGCCCGACCTTCCCTCCCTGGGCAGCCTTGGATGCTCCGGCCAAGGGTCCTCGCCAACCAGGGGTATgagcgtgtgtgagtgtgtgttgagTGTGGAGACCGGCCAAGGGTCCTTGCTAACCAGgggtatgagtgtgtgtgagtgtgtgtgtgtgtgtgtgagtgtgccatCCCTACCCTGACTTTGCATGATGGTCGTAGGGGGGGTTGGGTAGTGGGGGTATCAGACGTCTTCCAGTCCTGGGGAGGGAGTTGAGGCTGTTACCTGAAGACCTAGGTAGCTTAGCCTCAGCGGTTGAGGAACTTTGAGAACCCTGGGTCTCTCACCCAGCAACCCGTCTCAGACCCGGCCGGCCTTAGAGGCGCAGGTCAAGTCTGCACGCGGGCGAGGGTTCTGGGCGGAGCTCGCCTGCCACTACTGGCCACGCCCCCTGCCCACGTGCCACCCAGGCccgcccctccctgcccccacgtGGCCACCGCTCCACATGGCCCCCTCTGGATTTTCCTAAGGAGTCTAATGATTAACCCCGTGCCACAATCAGCTCTGCTATTGGTCACTCTGGCCCAGAGGGGCACGTGACTGGGAAGGGGCGCAGGCTggtcccctccccctccttctcagGTTCACCCCTGCCGGCCATGGACTTCCTCCTGCGGCCTCAGGTGCGAGGGGTCTGCGACCCTCTCTCCCCATAGCGGCAAGCTCCCTGCGCCCCTCCCCGTCCCCTCGACCCACGGGGCTGCTTCTGGTGGGAGTTGGGCTGGGCGCTTGGGGGAGCCAGGGGATGGACAGGAGCCTTCCTCACAGAGGGGAGAAGCCAGCCCCCTGGCCCGCTCACCTTCTCTTATCCGGTGTTCTgccagtcccagctgctccagtccCCACCTCGCCCCTAAGACCCGCCCTTCGCCCCAGCCCTCCTCCCCGTGCTCTTCCTCGTTCGGGCTGCTGGCACCGCCATGGAGGAGGCTGCATACCCCCGCCCTTGGAGATCCCGATGCCCTTCAGGTCCAGAAGCTCTTGAACAAATATTTGGCGGCGCCTGGAGCTGAGAccgtgggtgggtggggggctggACCAAGGCTGCCTGGCCAGGCGGCTGCCGCTTAGCTGGGCTGAGCTCTTGCAAGAGCCGCATTCCCTGCCGGCTGTGCCGGCCGCTGCTCCGCGCCCGCAGGATGACTCAGGTGGgggctgtgggggtggggtgaggggtggggctAGGGACCTGGCCCGGGGCTCGGGCCGGGGGCCTGGAGGCTAGGGGAGCTCTCCTGGGGGCTGAAGGGCATCCATTCCGGTCCCTGCGGGGCTGGGTTTGTTTGACTCAGA
Protein-coding sequences here:
- the CDK5 gene encoding cyclin-dependent kinase 5 isoform X1 translates to MQKYEKLEKIGEGTYGTVFKAKNRETHEIVALKRVRLDDDDEGVPSSALREICLLKELKHKNIVRLHDVLHSDKKLTLVFEFCDQDLKKYFDSCNGDLDPEIVKSFLFQLLKGLGFCHSRNVLHRDLKPQNLLINRNGELKLADFGLARAFGIPVRCYSAEVVTLWYRPPDVLFGAKLYSTSIDMWSAGCIFAELANAGRPLFPGNDVDDQLKRIFRLLGTPTEEQWPSMTKLPDYKPYPMYPATTSLVNVVPKLNATGRDLLQNLLKCNPVQRISAEEALQHPYFSDFCPP
- the LOC129485214 gene encoding uncharacterized homolog, which produces MPPPRCPESRSDSEKG
- the CDK5 gene encoding cyclin-dependent kinase 5 isoform X2, producing MQKYEKLEKIGEGTYGTVFKAKNRETHEIVALKRVRLDDDDEGVPSSALREICLLKELKHKNIVRLHDVLHSDKKLTLVFEFCDQDLKKYFDSCNGDLDPEIVKNGELKLADFGLARAFGIPVRCYSAEVVTLWYRPPDVLFGAKLYSTSIDMWSAGCIFAELANAGRPLFPGNDVDDQLKRIFRLLGTPTEEQWPSMTKLPDYKPYPMYPATTSLVNVVPKLNATGRDLLQNLLKCNPVQRISAEEALQHPYFSDFCPP